The following DNA comes from Candidatus Nanosynbacter sp. TM7-074.
CGAACGATTCGCGCGCCGCCATATTTGGCCTTGAGGTCGATCACTTCTTCGACGCCGCCGAGTTGCTGATTGACCCGCGCCACCAACTCATTTACCGGCGGTAATTCAAAATTAATCAATTGTTTGATAAGATTTAGGCTGACTTTCATACTAGTTACCAGTATACCATCTTATCTATAACTATTCGACTTTTGTAAAGCCAGGCTACAAGCTGGCGATGATTAGCAATATTCTTTTGCTCTATGCGAAGCAATGATGTACTGCTGTTCGGGTGTAAATCGCCGTGATTCGCGCATTTTTTGATAGGCTTTGTTGCGCGTCCAGACATCAACATGTCCGTTTTCTAGTTCAGCCAGCGTCAGCTCAAAAAAGTTTACCGCCGCCGTGGCGTATAGCCAAGCCAACGCCATTTTGACATAGTAACCATCGTGCGTGATGTCGCGCAGTGCTGCAAAAACCTGATTGATATGCGCCTCATCCAGAAAATTAGTCATCAAAGAGACCACGCTGTAGCGTACCGTCAATTCAGCCTCACTCCGCAAACATTCCAGCGCAAAATTCCACCACGATTCACCGGCAAATCGTCGCTTTTTATCGACAAACACGTCAATGTGCGCCCACGAATCAACGCGGGGCAAATATTGCTTGGTCAAATCAATCGCCGTCTGATCGTCAAGTCGAGCGTGCGTAATCAATAATCCACACAATAACACGTAGTCGAAAGATCCGTTCTGGACCGTCAGCAATTCGCTGATGTCCGCTGCACTCATATCAGACGCCAGCTCCCTCGCCAGCCGCCGCAAATCAGGTACCCGCACACCGATGACTGACATCTTGGTATTGACAATACGCTTATTAAACTCAGCGTAAGTCTCGTTGCCCTCAGCAAGTTTTGTTAGTTTTATTACAATGTCATCGTGCATATTGCTATTAGCTTTCATACTTAAACTTAATTACAGACTCTAAATCTCTTATTCTGAAATTGCGTCTATAATTTTACGAATTTCCTCTGCTTTGTCGTCATCGCTGTTTAGAAAATTATCCATATCATTTTCACAAAAATCAATTACATGTGCAATGCCTTTTGGCTTTCCAGTGTACTGTTCAATAGCTCCTTTCTTCAAATAAAATTCACCAAATGGATATCTTGATTCTATTTTCTCATCTACATCAAGATGCTCTTCTCTATACTTACTATTCTCTTCATCTGTTTTTAATGATTTCTGATTTTTATAATGATAAAGATCTTTCCCTGTGGCGTCTAAATCCTTGATAAAATAAACCTTTAGCCCAAAAGATTCAAAAAAATCTTTGAACGAAAGAGAATTTAATGATGATATATTATCTTTACCGTTTACTCCATATATAGTGATATTTTGACTGAACTCTGGCTGTAATCTTTTTACGACATCTCTAAAGAAATATTCATCATCTTGACCCTCAACCAATAGTACCTTGTTTAAGAATAGTACCCGCGCCGCCTGCGTATTATTTAATATTTTTATAAGCCCCTTTTGGTCTTCTGTTATTTCAGGCGCATACGCTACAGAGTTACGCTCTTCATTTAGCGAGAATCGTTTGACATGTCCTATTGTCTTGTTGCTTATAAATCCTTCCGAATGAGTTACCAGAATGCATTGAATCCCTTGTTTGTCTGCTAATTCTTCAAGTATTTTCAGATATTCAGATTGGAATTGGTAGTGTAGGTGGATCTCTGGCTCATCGATAATAATCAAGCCGCCCTTTAACTCGCCTTGACCGTAAGCTTCAAATATTAAATGTAGGATCGATTTTTGTCCAGCGCTAAGATTGTTTATGTCGCCCAACTCTCTGTTATTCTTCGTGTCTTGAAACCTAAATTCGTACGACCATATTCGTATGTTTGCCGGTTTTATAGAAAGCTTTAGATTTAATAATTTTAGCTTTTCATTTATATTTGTAATCAGCGGCAAGCTGTTCACAGCGACAGTGGCGTCTTTTATATTTTTACCTTCCTGC
Coding sequences within:
- a CDS encoding DNA alkylation repair protein, producing MKANSNMHDDIVIKLTKLAEGNETYAEFNKRIVNTKMSVIGVRVPDLRRLARELASDMSAADISELLTVQNGSFDYVLLCGLLITHARLDDQTAIDLTKQYLPRVDSWAHIDVFVDKKRRFAGESWWNFALECLRSEAELTVRYSVVSLMTNFLDEAHINQVFAALRDITHDGYYVKMALAWLYATAAVNFFELTLAELENGHVDVWTRNKAYQKMRESRRFTPEQQYIIASHRAKEYC
- a CDS encoding AAA family ATPase, with the protein product MRVNYLQLSNILSFKHEEDINNAFKIEFDPDLNIIIGENGSGKSTVLEAMNLVFTRTLFKRITNKYNDNPPYTMYSKQATIEVDNNYSNRTLHLRLQPNWNSGSEQQTIKLSITLDNIDKSNIKHIVENYSYIKKILDAYSSIGMPKFSILNGDMDVDITIIFQHTKYEADATYNVIYADSVPKYIQFYLEYYYAINEAIDIHNQENTDNIIAPLGNTFSILSAFRNYSNFDPRAPLYTGYDSLGNTLQNAKNSLTSSSINEQPSGEPAIFNFVKLRLGEKHFRLMQEGKNIKDATVAVNSLPLITNINEKLKLLNLKLSIKPANIRIWSYEFRFQDTKNNRELGDINNLSAGQKSILHLIFEAYGQGELKGGLIIIDEPEIHLHYQFQSEYLKILEELADKQGIQCILVTHSEGFISNKTIGHVKRFSLNEERNSVAYAPEITEDQKGLIKILNNTQAARVLFLNKVLLVEGQDDEYFFRDVVKRLQPEFSQNITIYGVNGKDNISSLNSLSFKDFFESFGLKVYFIKDLDATGKDLYHYKNQKSLKTDEENSKYREEHLDVDEKIESRYPFGEFYLKKGAIEQYTGKPKGIAHVIDFCENDMDNFLNSDDDKAEEIRKIIDAISE